In the genome of Triticum urartu cultivar G1812 chromosome 5, Tu2.1, whole genome shotgun sequence, one region contains:
- the LOC125556505 gene encoding cytochrome P450 709B2-like isoform X2: MEATMVVMVHALAAILTLWLISRSLWHLVWRPYAFAGWFERQGIRGPPYRFVLGSLWEMKQMLIAERGKTPLDIGSHDYTSRVNPFFHKWAADYGKTFLYWLGPTPTIYSTDLELVKQVLEDRTELFQKDYLNPSLERIFGKGLLTTNGDDWERHRRVVYPIFYHENLKSVSAMTRESTQKMIVQWCNLIEKGDGHQAKIDMGCYAEELTLGVIERVIFGAHYKEAREVFAEGKEIKKLAVHALADPRIPGFRSITSKITRLIKERLASGVDGDDLIGLMLRANKSEEVESLSSDEMISECKTIFAAGQDTGATLLTWGMFLLTIYPEWQERLREEVLRECRDDDGEAPYINSIQVLGKLKLLNMFLLETLRLYSPLPFLLRKTASDTTLANIKFRKGTMITIPVMTLHRSKEIWGLDADEFNPMRFEKGVLGAANNTYAMLAFSCGPRGCPGRNYTMIEVQTVMTMILRRFSFSLSSQYVHMPRNFISLAPRYGLPLIVRKLMDGEKK, encoded by the exons ATGGAGGCGACCATGGTAGTAATGGTACACGCCCTTGCCGCCATCCTTACACTCTGGCTGATCTCGAGGTCCCTGTGGCATCTGGTATGGAGGCCGTATGCCTTCGCCGGCTGGTTTGAACGGCAGGGGATACGAGGGCCACCTTACAGATTCGTCCTTGGGTCTTTGTGGGAGATGAAACAGATGTTGATTGCCGAGAGAGGAAAGACGCCTCTGGATATCGGCAGCCACGACTACACCTCCCGCGTCAATCCTTTCTTTCACAAATGGGCCGCCGATTACG GGAAAACATTTCTGTACTGGTTGGGACCAACACCGACGATATATTCTACCGACTTGGAGCTAGTCAAGCAAGTACTGGAAGACAGGACCGAGTTGTTCCAGAAGGACTACCTGAACCCAAGCTTGGAACGCATCTTCGGCAAAGGGCTTCTGACCACAAACGGTGATGACTGGGAACGGCATCGCAGAGTCGTATACCCGATCTTCTACCACGAGAACCTCAAG TCTGTGTCAGCTATGACAAGGGAAAGCACACAAAAGATGATTGTGCAATGGTGCAACCTAATAGAAAAGGGTGACGGCCACCAAGCCAAGATAGACATGGGGTGCTACGCTGAAGAGTTGACTCTAGGAGTCATCGAACGGGTGATCTTCGGCGCGCACTACAAAGAAGCCCGGGAGGTGTTCGCCGAGGGCAAGGAGATCAAGAAGCTCGCGGTGCATGCGCTTGCAGATCCTCGAATACCCGGATTTAG GTCGATAACGAGCAAGATAACACGGCTCATAAAGGAGCGGCTTGCCAGTGGTGTCGACGGAGATGACCTAATCGGGTTGATGCTGCGGGCAAACAAGTCAGAAGAAGTCGAGTCATTGAGCAGCGATGAGATGATCAGTGAGTGCAAGACCATCTTCGCCGCAGGGCAGGACACAGGTGCCACCCTCCTCACCTGGGGGATGTTCTTGCTCACCATCTACCCAGAATGGCAAGAGAGGCTCAGGGAGGAAGTGCTGAGAGAATGCAGGGATGATGATGGCGAAGCCCCCTATATCAATAGCATCCAAGTCCTTGGCAAACTCAAGCTA CTTAACATGTTCCTTCTTGAGACACTGAGGCTCTACAGTCCCCTGCCGTTCTTGCTGAGGAAGACCGCGTCTGACACAACATTAGCAAACATCAAATTTCGAAAAGGAACCATGATAACAATTCCGGTCATGACGTTGCACCGGAGCAAGGAGATTTGGGGCCTCGACGCCGACGAGTTCAACCCCATGAGGTTTGAGAAAGGCGTCTTGGGGGCTGCCAACAACACGTATGCAATGTTGGCCTTCTCATGCGGGCCACGTGGGTGCCCAGGGAGGAACTATACCATGATCGAGGTGCAGACTGTGATGACGATGATCCTGAGAAgattctccttctccctctcttcCCAGTATGTTCACATGCCCAGGAACTTCATCTCACTTGCACCTAGGTATGGCCTTCCCCTAATCGTGAGGAAACTGATGGATGGAGAAAAAAAGTGA
- the LOC125556505 gene encoding cytochrome P450 709B2-like isoform X1: MEATMVVMVHALAAILTLWLISRSLWHLVWRPYAFAGWFERQGIRGPPYRFVLGSLWEMKQMLIAERGKTPLDIGSHDYTSRVNPFFHKWAADYGKTFLYWLGPTPTIYSTDLELVKQVLEDRTELFQKDYLNPSLERIFGKGLLTTNGDDWERHRRVVYPIFYHENLKSVSAMTRESTQKMIVQWCNLIEKGDGHQAKIDMGCYAEELTLGVIERVIFGAHYKEAREVFAEGKEIKKLAVHALADPRIPGFRYLPTRRNFQAWKLDRSITSKITRLIKERLASGVDGDDLIGLMLRANKSEEVESLSSDEMISECKTIFAAGQDTGATLLTWGMFLLTIYPEWQERLREEVLRECRDDDGEAPYINSIQVLGKLKLLNMFLLETLRLYSPLPFLLRKTASDTTLANIKFRKGTMITIPVMTLHRSKEIWGLDADEFNPMRFEKGVLGAANNTYAMLAFSCGPRGCPGRNYTMIEVQTVMTMILRRFSFSLSSQYVHMPRNFISLAPRYGLPLIVRKLMDGEKK; this comes from the exons ATGGAGGCGACCATGGTAGTAATGGTACACGCCCTTGCCGCCATCCTTACACTCTGGCTGATCTCGAGGTCCCTGTGGCATCTGGTATGGAGGCCGTATGCCTTCGCCGGCTGGTTTGAACGGCAGGGGATACGAGGGCCACCTTACAGATTCGTCCTTGGGTCTTTGTGGGAGATGAAACAGATGTTGATTGCCGAGAGAGGAAAGACGCCTCTGGATATCGGCAGCCACGACTACACCTCCCGCGTCAATCCTTTCTTTCACAAATGGGCCGCCGATTACG GGAAAACATTTCTGTACTGGTTGGGACCAACACCGACGATATATTCTACCGACTTGGAGCTAGTCAAGCAAGTACTGGAAGACAGGACCGAGTTGTTCCAGAAGGACTACCTGAACCCAAGCTTGGAACGCATCTTCGGCAAAGGGCTTCTGACCACAAACGGTGATGACTGGGAACGGCATCGCAGAGTCGTATACCCGATCTTCTACCACGAGAACCTCAAG TCTGTGTCAGCTATGACAAGGGAAAGCACACAAAAGATGATTGTGCAATGGTGCAACCTAATAGAAAAGGGTGACGGCCACCAAGCCAAGATAGACATGGGGTGCTACGCTGAAGAGTTGACTCTAGGAGTCATCGAACGGGTGATCTTCGGCGCGCACTACAAAGAAGCCCGGGAGGTGTTCGCCGAGGGCAAGGAGATCAAGAAGCTCGCGGTGCATGCGCTTGCAGATCCTCGAATACCCGGATTTAG ATACCTGCCGACCCGCCGTAACTTTCAGGCATGGAAACTTGACAGGTCGATAACGAGCAAGATAACACGGCTCATAAAGGAGCGGCTTGCCAGTGGTGTCGACGGAGATGACCTAATCGGGTTGATGCTGCGGGCAAACAAGTCAGAAGAAGTCGAGTCATTGAGCAGCGATGAGATGATCAGTGAGTGCAAGACCATCTTCGCCGCAGGGCAGGACACAGGTGCCACCCTCCTCACCTGGGGGATGTTCTTGCTCACCATCTACCCAGAATGGCAAGAGAGGCTCAGGGAGGAAGTGCTGAGAGAATGCAGGGATGATGATGGCGAAGCCCCCTATATCAATAGCATCCAAGTCCTTGGCAAACTCAAGCTA CTTAACATGTTCCTTCTTGAGACACTGAGGCTCTACAGTCCCCTGCCGTTCTTGCTGAGGAAGACCGCGTCTGACACAACATTAGCAAACATCAAATTTCGAAAAGGAACCATGATAACAATTCCGGTCATGACGTTGCACCGGAGCAAGGAGATTTGGGGCCTCGACGCCGACGAGTTCAACCCCATGAGGTTTGAGAAAGGCGTCTTGGGGGCTGCCAACAACACGTATGCAATGTTGGCCTTCTCATGCGGGCCACGTGGGTGCCCAGGGAGGAACTATACCATGATCGAGGTGCAGACTGTGATGACGATGATCCTGAGAAgattctccttctccctctcttcCCAGTATGTTCACATGCCCAGGAACTTCATCTCACTTGCACCTAGGTATGGCCTTCCCCTAATCGTGAGGAAACTGATGGATGGAGAAAAAAAGTGA